A region of Malaciobacter marinus DNA encodes the following proteins:
- a CDS encoding cyclic nucleotide-binding domain-containing protein → MQEYIKSKLDNFYQIIEYHQGILGINDTLGNNEYLSIKDKIFNILNLFSVMDPQFETKLMKKFLNDTVCLIEHFYNIDMKYNAKQIYDEYDNKDEIKFEDFEKEFKKVLKDEKLRAVKVMNTKLYYLDLYIWNEAMRSQILTKFIKNFTTSNIFGTRDFLRHTNKNFNSICQFKINSTCKPLEVEYSKNEIGELKSLEPKEEIECEDIVQKLVDSKKNIRFFKDMRDEDIKHIVKDVKFIRYKPHEVIISLYDEGDDIFFIVEGSCRAIIGANIVGEIKQNQIFGEFAPITKEKRSATVRANTKVKVISFKLALELYEEDPYVFTQLYKNVISELVQKINAKNLNKL, encoded by the coding sequence GTGCAAGAGTATATAAAATCAAAATTAGATAATTTTTACCAAATCATAGAGTATCATCAAGGTATTTTAGGAATAAATGACACACTTGGAAATAATGAGTATTTAAGCATAAAAGATAAAATTTTTAATATTTTAAATCTTTTTTCTGTAATGGATCCACAATTTGAAACAAAATTGATGAAAAAATTTTTAAATGATACAGTTTGTTTGATTGAGCACTTTTATAATATTGATATGAAATACAATGCTAAACAAATCTATGATGAATATGATAATAAAGATGAAATAAAATTTGAAGATTTTGAGAAAGAGTTTAAAAAAGTATTAAAAGATGAAAAATTGCGAGCTGTAAAGGTTATGAATACAAAGCTTTATTATCTTGATTTATATATTTGGAATGAAGCTATGCGATCACAAATTCTTACTAAATTTATTAAAAACTTTACAACTTCAAATATCTTTGGAACAAGAGACTTTTTAAGACACACAAATAAAAATTTTAACTCTATTTGTCAATTTAAAATTAATTCAACTTGCAAACCTTTAGAAGTTGAATACTCTAAAAATGAAATTGGTGAGTTAAAATCTTTAGAACCAAAAGAAGAAATAGAGTGTGAAGATATTGTTCAAAAGTTAGTAGATTCCAAAAAGAATATACGCTTTTTTAAAGATATGAGAGATGAAGATATAAAACATATTGTTAAAGATGTTAAGTTTATTAGATATAAGCCCCATGAAGTAATTATAAGCTTGTATGATGAGGGCGATGATATATTTTTTATTGTTGAGGGAAGTTGTAGGGCAATTATAGGTGCAAATATAGTTGGTGAAATTAAACAAAATCAAATCTTTGGAGAGTTTGCTCCTATTACAAAAGAGAAAAGAAGTGCAACAGTAAGAGCAAATACAAAAGTAAAGGTAATAAGTTTTAAACTTGCACTTGAATTATATGAAGAAGACCCTTATGTCTTTACACAACTTTACAAAAATGTAATAAGTGAATTAGTACAAAAGATAAATGCAAAGAATTTAAATAAGCTTTAA